The nucleotide sequence GCACTGCTGGCCGACGACATGGGTCTGGGTAAAACTCTGCAAGCGCTGTCATTCCTGGATCTGCTTCGCACGCGCGAACAGCTGGGCCAGGTGCTGGTCGTGGTGCCTTCAAGTTTGGTGTACAACTGGGAAAGCGAAGTCGCGAAATTCACCCCGGAACTGCCGTTTGAGATCTTTACCAGTAAGGACCATGACCGCCTTGGCAAAAGACTTGAAGCCAAAGAACCATTGGTTGTGGTTACGACCTATGGTCTTTTGATGGAAAATGACGAGTTCCTAAGCCAGTACAATTGGAATGTGCTGATCTTTGATGAAGCTCAAAATCTGAAAAATATCACTGCTAAACGAACCAGTTCGGCGCGTATGCTGAATGCCAGATTCAAAATGTGTCTGACCGGTACTCCGATGGAAAATCACTTTGGTGAATTCTATTCGTTGTTGGATCTGGTGGTGCCGGGATGTCTTGGCAAGTACGATGATTTCCGCCGTCACTTTGTGAACACCGAAGTGGTGTTGCTTGAAGACGTCGAGGATCTGAAGCTTAAAACCAAACCTTTGATCATGCGCCGAACCAAGAAAGAAATCCTGGATCAGCTTCCTGAAAAACAGGAAACCAAGGTCAGTATCGCCTTTGAAGACAAGCAAAAGCAGATCTACCGCGATATTGCGATCGCTTACAATCAGCGCATTCAAGACACCATCCGCGAAGCCGGGGAGTCCCAGTCGCAGTTGCAGATGTTGACCGCTTTACTGCGCCTTCGTCAGGCGTGCTCTGATCCCGGCGCATTGCCAGAGGTGAAGTACGAAAAGACGCCGCCTAAGTTGGAAGCGTTGATGGACTCTTTGCAGGAAATCATTGAATCCGGCGAAAGTGCGCTGGTCTTTACTCAGTTCCTGCAGACGCTGGAACGCACTGAAAAGCTTTTGAAAGCGGTCGGCATCCCGGTCTTTGTGTTGCACGGGGCGATCCCAACGAAGCAGCGCCAGAAGATTCTGAAGGACTTTAACGAAACCAACGGCGGGGCTGTTCTGGTGATGACTCTGAAAACGGGCGGGGTGGGTTTGAATCTGACCAAGGCCAGTTATGTGTTCCATCTGGAGCCATGGTGGAATCCGTCAGTCGAAAATCAGGCCACAGACCGTGCGCACCGTTTGGGGCAGCGTAAGGCCGTTCAGGTCTTCCGCTATATCATGCACGAATCCCTGGAAGAAAAGATGGAGCTTTTGAAGGAACGCAAGAATCGCAAGTTCCAAAGCCTGTTCTCAGAAGCAGAAGCCAGCACGGATCTGACCGGGGCCGGCGGCGCCCTGACCAAAGAGGACTTCGACTTCTTGTTGGGCCTTAAATCCTAAAAGGTTCCTGGTTCTTTTTTGGCCCATGGCGCGTCATGCTGGCGCGCCAACTTTTAAGAGGACTTCCGAACTTGCACAGTCATTTTTAGTCCGGCTTTTCGCAAATAATCGTGAATGGCACATTCGACAGCCAATACTTCGGACAAGCCGCATTTCTTTGCAATCTTTGCGGCAAGATCGATGCTCACATTTTGCCGGCCCTTTTCGATATCGCAGAGGGTGCTTTTAGAGATTTCTAAAAGCATCGCCATTTCTGTTTGAGAAAGGGACTTGGTGGTTCTGGCCGCGCGCAGGAAGCCGCCAAAGGACATCGGGCCTAGTTCTTTTTCTAAAATCTTTGTGAGGCTCTTAGTACTCATGTTTGTTCACCTCAATGACGATGATTTCAATCTCTTTGATCGTTTCCACGTAAATTGCTCTATAAGAACGATTTAGTCGTATGGATCGTTGTCCCTTGCGGTCTCCCTTAAGAGGCTCGTCATGGTAGCCCGGGAGCTTTCTTGTCTGACTCAAACCGATCAGCTCGATGGATTCTGCCCAATAACGTAGGGCTTCTTTAATGTGTGAAGGGATTCTTTTTAACTGCTTCTCTGCGAATCTGGATATTCGAACCTGTGTTCGACTTTCCATAGAACCTTTCAGTACGGTAAATTACCGTATTTTGGTGAAATTGTCAATATGGGGTGTGAGAGCAAGAAGCAGGAGTGAATAAATTGCGCAATACCTGCTTCTGAAGGCGGCCGAGTCCCAGGTTCGGATCAGAAGTGCCAGTTTCTTTTTGGGGTAGAGTGAGTTAGACGCACTGTGGCCCAAAAATGGCAGCAGAACCTTTTTTCTGAGCCATTTTTTGGGTAGTGTCTGCCCATGCTATTTAACTCCTACGCCTTTTTATTCCTGTTCCTGCCGTTCACTTTGCTCGGCTATTACTGGATCACGAAAAAGAACCTACAGCTGTGGTTCTTGTTCCTTTCAAGTGTGTTCTTCTATTGCTATTGGAGCACGGTGTATGTTTTCCTGCTGCTCTTCACAGTGGTTCTGGATTTCTATTTAGCCAAAGCCATTTCAATGACGACCTCACAGGCTCGCCGAAAGACCTTCCTGCTGATTTCGGTGATCGCCAATCTCGGCATTCTTGGATTCTTTAAATACTACAACTTCTTTGCGGACTCTTTGAATGGAGCCCTGCAGGTGACGGGGCTTGCGGGACCGCTGCCGATTTTAAATCTCGTACTGCCCATCGGTATTTCCTTTTACACCTTCCAGTCCCTGTCTTACGTGATCGACGTTTATCGCAAGACCTCCAGTGCGCACGCGCATCTTTTGGAGTTTGCAGGTTACGTGACCTTGTTCCCGCACCAGATTTCAGGTCCACTGGTTCGTCATAACTACATCGTTCCTCAGTTGGAAGATTCAAAGACCTATTTCTTCAATCCCGAGAACTTCTGGAAAGGTTGCTATTTCTTCGTGTTCGGTCTGGCAAAAAAGATGATGATTGCCGACCGTATCGCGGCAGTGGTGGATCCGCTGGTGATGAATATGGCCGGGGCTTCTACGGCTGAGGCGTGGATTGCCATGATCGGCTACACCATGCAGTTGTATTTTGATTTCAGCGGTTATTCCGACATGGCGGTGGGATTGGGATTGATGATGAACATCCAGTTCCCGCAGAACTTCAACTCGCCTTACAAATCTTTGTCCATCACTGAATTCTGGCAGCGCTGGCATATCACGCTGTCTTCGTGGTTGAAAGATTACCTTTATATTTCCCTTGGCGGAAATCGCGCCGGAGTTTTGAAAACTTACCGCAATCTGTTTTTGACCATGGCAATTGGTGGCCTGTGGCACGGGGCGAACTGGACATATCTGGTCTGGGGCTGTTTCCACGGTGGGATCCTGGCGATCGAAAGACTGTTTAAGGATCGTGGCTGGTACACGGTTAAAAACAAGTACGTAAGGTGGACCTTCACTTTCTTCCTGGTCTGTGTGGGCTGGGTGTTCTTCCGTGCACATTCCGTTGAGCAGGCGCTGTTCTGGCTGCAGAAGGTGTTCATGCTTAATGGGGACATCAACTGGGACATCACTTTGATTCCGCTTAAACATAAAGACCGCTTCTTTGCGGCGCTGGGTGTGGGGATCTTGGTGGCCTTCCTTGCCAAAAACACGTGGGAGCGAGAATTCAAACCGAGGCTTTGGCGGGCGGCATTGATGGCGCTGATGTTTGTGGTGTGTTTGGCTTACATGGGTGAGGAATCTCCGTTCCTTTATTTCCAATTCTAGGTGGGACGTATGAAAAGCAATACTTTGAAAATGATTCTTTTCCTTGCGGCTTTCATCATCGGACTTATGGCGCTGTTGGCAGGGTTTAACTTTGCTGTGGATCCGATGTGTTATTATCGCTGTGATTCTATCGATACGAATCGCCAAAGCCAGAACGTCTATTTTCAGGCGGCCCAGATTGTCGGGGCGAATCCTGACACCGAGATTGTGATCCTGGGGTCTTCCCGTGGGGAAACGACTTCGGCTTTGTGGGTGGAAGAAGTCACAGGGCTTAAGACGATCAATCTTTCGAAGGGAGGCGCTGGCTTGCTTTTGAAAGTGTCCCTGTTACGAACAGCCTTGGATCAAAAGCTGCCTTTAAAGAAAGTCATCTGGATTGCCGACTATTTCGAGCTTGCCGGGGAAGTCACCGATGTGAAAGTTCGCCAGACTCCGGTCTTGCGGGAAAAACTGCTGGCTGATGTCGAAGGTCTTGATGGTATGAAGTACTATCTGGAGCACCTGCAAAGTCTGATCAGTCATAATACTTTAGAAGCGGCAATTCATCAGTTGAATCAGAAAAAAGCTGACGGCATGTTTGCACCCAAAGGCAGTGGCAGTGGTATTGACTATCAAAAGTGTGCAGCCGCGGATTATGCCGGAAAAACCACGGCCGATGTTTTGGCCAAAGAAATCGACGTCAGCTATTCCACTTTCGGTGGCCCGATGAAGGCTCCACTAAATCCCGAATTTGTCGAGTTATTCAAAAAGCAAATCAAAGCCACGGCTGAACAGGGTGTGGAAGTCCTGATCCTGATTCCGCCGTTTCATCCTGAATTTGTTCGCAGACACGCAAAGGACCATCCGGATGCAGTGAAGTCCCATCAAGAGTGGCTAGAGATGATCAAGGGCCTGGAATCCGACAAGGTTCACGTGCAGTCGTACTGGGACGGGGTGCCCGGGGATGATGCCGGGCCGTCGTTCTGGGATGATGGATCTCACGCCACTTGCAAGGCGATGATGTTGATGCTGAAGCCTGCGCTCAGCGAAGCCGGAGCACATTAAGAGAGCAGATTCAAACTACGAATTCTTTAAGCCTTCGCGAATAAATTTAACAATAAGGCTTTGATATTTTGTGTCCTGTATCTTTGCAGTCGTTTTCAGAGCACGCAGCAAGTTTGCAGGAATGCGCAGGCTGATTGCTTCTGTTGGCTCATCTTTGTCGTGGATCATCTTATTGAATGACTCAATAAACTCCACGGCTTCTTCGGGAGAGATTTTATTTCTTTTCATTCAAAACCTCTTTAATTCGCAAGATGTCTATTTGGTCCTGGGGGCGGTTGGATTCCAGCTTCATTTTCAAAAGCTCCTTCAGACTGGCGACGGGAATGCGTCGGCCCGCTACGGATATTTTTACAACATCCAAGTCTTTAAGGTTTTTTGTGATAAGAATATCCACCTGACGACTTGGATCTTTAAAGTCCACAAATGACCATGCAATTAGATTTCGTTCCTCGATGTATTCTTTGCGAAACTGAATGATGTCCTGAGCGCGCACTGGGATGCGTGGTTGTAATCCGAGACTGGCTAGGGCGGTCTCAGCTTTTTGATAGTCTTCTAGTTTTAAATTTAAAACGAAATCCACATCCATGGTAGCGCGTACAATGCCATGCAGTGCAAGGGCATAGCCCCCCACCAGGGTGAAAGGGATCTTTTCGTATTGAAATTTGTCGACCAGTTGATATAGCAGCATCTCTCAATTGTATATACATGTATATACAATTGCAAGATAGCAGTTTCAGAATTGTAAACAAATGAAATCATTAGGAAAAAATGTCTTATCTGAAAGGCTGGGGGCTTTTACTGGAACAAAAGCTCCTGCGACTCTTTGATATAGCTTAAGCCTTCTTCGTGCATTTTTTTGCCATTGGCAGGACATGGGGATTCTTTGGTGAAGCTCATGTCCTCTTTCCACTTAAAGCATCTTTCTTCACCCGGGTTGCGAATGTTAAAGACCACGGCCCATTCATTTTCAAACCACGCGGACTGACCTAAATGAAAAACACTTGCTCCGGGACTGAATGCTTCCGGACGCGCCAAGGATCTGCCCAGGAATGTCGGAGCTTTCACTCCAGTGATATCAGCTAACGTGGCAGCGATGTCGGGTTGTGAGAACGCTCCCGGCAAGAGTTTGTTTGGCAGTACCGAGCTTTCCTTGCCGTCTTTAGTATAGTGTTTCATCAAAAACGGAATCGCGTAGTGATCAAAGATGCTCGATCCCCCGTAAGTGGTGTGATCGGCAACCAAGACCAGCAGCCAGTCTTTTTCCCACTTGCGGCTTTGCAGTAGTTTGTGGAAGTCCTTAAGTTCTGTGTCCGCCCACTGGCGAATGGTTTTGTACTTTTGGCGATCCGCTCGCGCCGGGAACAGGTTGTCGTGGGTGGTGTTGGTGTTGATGCCCACCAGGAATGGTTCGCGCAGGCCCGTCATTTTATCCAGCGCAAATTTATACAAATCAGTGTCGTAAACACCCCAGGCGTTTTGTTCAAGTTTTTCGTAATCTGGAATATCACGCTTTCCGTAAGAACTTTGGAAGCCGGTTTTCAGCACCAGCAACCCTGTGCCGCTCGTGTACTGGTCAGACCCTTGGAAGAAGGCCGAACTATAGCCTTTTTCCGTCAGCAAGCGCGGAAGGCAGATGAAATCTTTGTTTTCAATTTCCGAGTACATGATGCTTTTCCCAAGTGGATTGGGAAGGCTGCACATGCTTGCAAAAATCCCTTCGGTGGTGCGATGGCCCCCGGCCAGGAACAAATCTGTGTGCAGGGACTCGCGGCGAAGTTTGTTGAAGAAAGGCAGGATTTCCACACCATCTTGAATGCGGTTCACTTCTGAACCCCACCAGCTTTCCAGGAAGACGATCACGATGTTGCCGTCAAAGCCTCCGATGGGTGTGTGGATGCCACGCTGGGCTTTCCAAGCGGCAAAGACTTTTTCGGTATCAATGTCTTTGGGGGATGCGACGTTTTCTTTGCTGGATTTTTTTTCGCCCACGGCCGCCCAGAAAATTCCATAAGCTCCGTTCAGGGCCAGGAAAGCTCCTTGCGGTCCGCCACCGGCGCGATAGGCCCAAGAAGGATCTTGCGGGATGCCCTCAAAGCCACGGAAGCCCATGACGGCCAGAATTGCCGCAAGCAGCATCGCAAACGTGCGCCCAACGGGACCGGACGAGGGTTTATAATTCGGAGAAAGCCACAGATTCAAACTTGCAGCGGCTGCCAATGACACCAGCACCGCCACCCAGTAACGTCCAAACAGGGTCACCATTGAGCCTTCTATGGTGAACATCGAATAGATTTCATAGGAAAGATGACGGCCGGTTTCCTTGGCGTACAGGGAATCGGTCACCACCATCACGATGTAAACCCACAGGAAAAGGAAATTCCATCGTCTTGCCGCTTTCGGTGAAAGGTTGAAAATCAGAATCAGCCAGTAAAGCAGCAAATAAGCCACCGCTCCGATGGCCAAGTCAAAGTGCCAGCCGTGAAGAAAGGCCGGGAAGGTGTTTTTGATGGTGCTGAAATCCATCAAATCCCAGATTTGTAGATAAATGGCCACGATAGCGCGAAACACAGCGCCGATGATGGTGATGCGAAGAAGAAAGCCAATGGAGGAAGACAGGAATCTCATGTTTTTTTCATACTACGGGGATTTGGGGGTGTACATTGATTTCGACAAGCTGTGTCTTTATGGGGTGATGCATTTTGGCGACTTACTGGTACATTTTTTTCAACAGATTCGGTATTTTAGGTTCCTTGGCTGAAAAAGACGGGTGGGTTCTATGGTCTATGATTGCTTTGTTTTTTATGATGAGTTGGATCTTCTGGAGATCCGTCTGAATGTTTTGGACAAGGTTGTCGACAAATTCGTGATCATCGAATCTAAAAAGACCTTCCGTGGTACAGATAAGCCGCTTTTCTATATCGAAAATAAACAACGTTATGCCCAGTTTGAATCTAAAATCATCCACGTGGTGGTTGAGGACTTCCCGAAAATCAACTGGAGGAAACTGCGTCCCTTCAGCAACTGGGACCGCGAGGACTATCAAAGAAACGCATTGGCCAAAGCTTTGGTGAACTGTGCGCCAGAGGACGTGATCATCTTCTCGGACGTGGACGAAATCCCGACTCCGGAAAAGGTGACTGAATACCTGCATAAGCCGGGCATCAAGACCTTCTATCAGGAACTTTACTACTATTACTTGAACAACTTGGCGTATGAGCACACCGAGCCCAACGAAATGTACAAGGACTATATCCCTTGGCATGGAACGGTGATGGCGAACTATTCTTATTTCAAGAAGTACGGCTGCAACAACATGCGCACTTATCGCAGTAAAAAAGACAGCGAGCACACCATGGTGATGGACGGGGGATGGCATTTCTCGTTCATGGGTGGGACTGAGATGATTCTTAAAAAAATGCGCGCCTACAGTCATACCGAATACATGACGGAAGATATGTTCAATCCCCAATGGGTGGAAACCCAAGTTCGCTCTGGAAAAGACATCTTCAATCGTCCGATGAAGTTTAAGCCTACTGGAGTGGAGCGCTTGCCAAAGTACGTGCAGGAAAATCAGTCCAAGTACTCCAAGCTGCTTTTGTCATAGGGCTTTTTCGCGATGCGCTTCAGATTGCCACAGAATAAACAGGTTTTATGGGGATTGCTGAGCTTGAGTGTGCTGAGCGCACTTTTGCAGCTTTATGCCTTCAAATATCTTCTGATTGTAAAGCTGTTGATGCCGTGGCTGTTGTATTTTTCTGTGCTGGTATTCCTGCGCCCGTATCCTGCGGCTTTTTTCATTTTCCTGATCGAGTGCTTGGGGGTTCGGATTCATCTGATGAAGATGGCATTGACGAACTCTCCCTTTGAGGCCTCGGATATCTTTGCCTGGAAACAGGCTTTTTTCCTGAAAAGTTATACTGATTATGTGATTCCGGCGATTGTGATCGGGCTTTTGCTCTGTGTTTGGAAGGGGATTTCCTTCCAGAAAAA is from Bdellovibrio bacteriovorus str. Tiberius and encodes:
- a CDS encoding helix-turn-helix domain-containing protein, whose protein sequence is MSTKSLTKILEKELGPMSFGGFLRAARTTKSLSQTEMAMLLEISKSTLCDIEKGRQNVSIDLAAKIAKKCGLSEVLAVECAIHDYLRKAGLKMTVQVRKSS
- a CDS encoding type II toxin-antitoxin system mRNA interferase toxin, RelE/StbE family, whose translation is MESRTQVRISRFAEKQLKRIPSHIKEALRYWAESIELIGLSQTRKLPGYHDEPLKGDRKGQRSIRLNRSYRAIYVETIKEIEIIVIEVNKHEY
- a CDS encoding MBOAT family O-acyltransferase produces the protein MLFNSYAFLFLFLPFTLLGYYWITKKNLQLWFLFLSSVFFYCYWSTVYVFLLLFTVVLDFYLAKAISMTTSQARRKTFLLISVIANLGILGFFKYYNFFADSLNGALQVTGLAGPLPILNLVLPIGISFYTFQSLSYVIDVYRKTSSAHAHLLEFAGYVTLFPHQISGPLVRHNYIVPQLEDSKTYFFNPENFWKGCYFFVFGLAKKMMIADRIAAVVDPLVMNMAGASTAEAWIAMIGYTMQLYFDFSGYSDMAVGLGLMMNIQFPQNFNSPYKSLSITEFWQRWHITLSSWLKDYLYISLGGNRAGVLKTYRNLFLTMAIGGLWHGANWTYLVWGCFHGGILAIERLFKDRGWYTVKNKYVRWTFTFFLVCVGWVFFRAHSVEQALFWLQKVFMLNGDINWDITLIPLKHKDRFFAALGVGILVAFLAKNTWEREFKPRLWRAALMALMFVVCLAYMGEESPFLYFQF
- a CDS encoding CopG family antitoxin is translated as MKRNKISPEEAVEFIESFNKMIHDKDEPTEAISLRIPANLLRALKTTAKIQDTKYQSLIVKFIREGLKNS
- a CDS encoding nucleotidyl transferase AbiEii/AbiGii toxin family protein yields the protein MLLYQLVDKFQYEKIPFTLVGGYALALHGIVRATMDVDFVLNLKLEDYQKAETALASLGLQPRIPVRAQDIIQFRKEYIEERNLIAWSFVDFKDPSRQVDILITKNLKDLDVVKISVAGRRIPVASLKELLKMKLESNRPQDQIDILRIKEVLNEKK
- a CDS encoding LTA synthase family protein; amino-acid sequence: MRFLSSSIGFLLRITIIGAVFRAIVAIYLQIWDLMDFSTIKNTFPAFLHGWHFDLAIGAVAYLLLYWLILIFNLSPKAARRWNFLFLWVYIVMVVTDSLYAKETGRHLSYEIYSMFTIEGSMVTLFGRYWVAVLVSLAAAASLNLWLSPNYKPSSGPVGRTFAMLLAAILAVMGFRGFEGIPQDPSWAYRAGGGPQGAFLALNGAYGIFWAAVGEKKSSKENVASPKDIDTEKVFAAWKAQRGIHTPIGGFDGNIVIVFLESWWGSEVNRIQDGVEILPFFNKLRRESLHTDLFLAGGHRTTEGIFASMCSLPNPLGKSIMYSEIENKDFICLPRLLTEKGYSSAFFQGSDQYTSGTGLLVLKTGFQSSYGKRDIPDYEKLEQNAWGVYDTDLYKFALDKMTGLREPFLVGINTNTTHDNLFPARADRQKYKTIRQWADTELKDFHKLLQSRKWEKDWLLVLVADHTTYGGSSIFDHYAIPFLMKHYTKDGKESSVLPNKLLPGAFSQPDIAATLADITGVKAPTFLGRSLARPEAFSPGASVFHLGQSAWFENEWAVVFNIRNPGEERCFKWKEDMSFTKESPCPANGKKMHEEGLSYIKESQELLFQ
- a CDS encoding N-acetylglucosaminyltransferase; the encoded protein is MVYDCFVFYDELDLLEIRLNVLDKVVDKFVIIESKKTFRGTDKPLFYIENKQRYAQFESKIIHVVVEDFPKINWRKLRPFSNWDREDYQRNALAKALVNCAPEDVIIFSDVDEIPTPEKVTEYLHKPGIKTFYQELYYYYLNNLAYEHTEPNEMYKDYIPWHGTVMANYSYFKKYGCNNMRTYRSKKDSEHTMVMDGGWHFSFMGGTEMILKKMRAYSHTEYMTEDMFNPQWVETQVRSGKDIFNRPMKFKPTGVERLPKYVQENQSKYSKLLLS